CGATGCCGCAATTACCCAAACGGTTGAATTCTTCAGAAGTGTCGGAATGCCTACCAGACTGAGCGATTATAACATTACTCCATCTGACTGTATGACCGTTGCCGAACGGTTTGAACAACGCGGCGTAAAACTCGGTGAACACCGGGCAATCGGCAAACAGGAAATCGAAGAGATCCTGGCTCTCTGTGCCTGATCGGGAAGGCTATAGCGAAGATATCACTTCGCCGAACCCCTTCATCGAGTTAATAATGGTAGCATCATCAACACAATAGGCGATCCTGAAGTGCCCGGGTTTTCCGAATCCGGTGCCGGGAACGGTCAGGATGTTCTTCTTCTGCAGCAACCTGACAAATTCGATGTCATCTTCTATAGGTGTACTCGGAAATAGATAGAATGCTCCCTCAGGCTTGACAAATCTGTATCCCAAAGACGAAAGGCCTTCACAGAGCAGTTCTCTCTTTCTTCTGTATTCCTCTACATCAACCCTTATTCCCTGCATCTTTGCTATCACCCTCTGCATCAGGGCGGGTGCATTGACAAAACCGAGTATCCTGTTGCATAGAACCATGCCGCTCATAATCTTTTCAAGATCGGAAAGTTCCGGACTTGCTGCTATAAAGCCTATCCTTTCTCCAGGGATGGATACAGTTTTCGAATAAGAAGTTGCTATAATGCTGTTTTTATACGCTTTTAGCACACTCGGCTCCTTTACACCATCATAGACAATTGCGCTGTATGGTTCATCGGAAACAAGGTAAATTTTTGTTCCGTATCCCCTGCCCTTCTCATCGAGTAAATCCGCCAGCCCATTTATCGATTCTTCGTCATAAACTTTTCCTGTGGGATTGTTGGGTGAGTTTATCAAAACAACTTTTGTTTTTCCCGTTATGGCATTT
This genomic interval from Syntrophales bacterium contains the following:
- a CDS encoding pyridoxal phosphate-dependent aminotransferase, whose product is MAVSRKIEGFISQSSWIRKMFEDGVRLKKEYGAENVFDFSLGNPNVPPPARFKEVLREIAGEDIPGMHSYMPNAGYPETREAIAAYLTKEHTVSLSAEHIIMTCGAGGALNVILKTLLDPGDEVLIPTPCFVEYKFYVDNYGGVTKLVETKNDFSLDLTALENAITGKTKVVLINSPNNPTGKVYDEESINGLADLLDEKGRGYGTKIYLVSDEPYSAIVYDGVKEPSVLKAYKNSIIATSYSKTVSIPGERIGFIAASPELSDLEKIMSGMVLCNRILGFVNAPALMQRVIAKMQGIRVDVEEYRRKRELLCEGLSSLGYRFVKPEGAFYLFPSTPIEDDIEFVRLLQKKNILTVPGTGFGKPGHFRIAYCVDDATIINSMKGFGEVISSL